Proteins from a single region of Alphaproteobacteria bacterium LSUCC0719:
- the nrdR gene encoding transcriptional regulator NrdR, translating to MLCPFCGSEDTQVKDSRPAEDGAAIRRRRLCGVCEARFTTFERVQLREINIVKRSGRKSVFDRDKLERSFEIALRKRDVDKDQVALAINDIVRKLEGHSEGDVPSHLVGELVMQALASLDQVAYIRYASVYRNFDEATDFEDFVEKELGD from the coding sequence ATGCTTTGTCCGTTTTGTGGTAGTGAAGACACCCAGGTAAAGGATTCTCGGCCCGCCGAGGACGGTGCCGCCATTCGGCGGCGGCGTCTCTGCGGGGTGTGCGAGGCGCGTTTCACGACGTTTGAACGCGTTCAGCTGCGGGAAATCAACATCGTCAAGCGAAGCGGGCGCAAATCCGTGTTCGACCGTGACAAGCTTGAGCGGTCCTTCGAAATTGCGCTTCGCAAGCGCGATGTCGACAAGGATCAGGTGGCGCTGGCGATCAATGATATTGTTCGCAAACTGGAAGGCCATTCCGAGGGTGATGTGCCATCGCATCTGGTTGGCGAACTGGTGATGCAGGCCTTGGCCAGCCTCGATCAGGTGGCCTATATCCGTTATGCGTCGGTGTATCGGAATTTCGATGAAGCCACCGATTTCGAAGATTTTGTGGAAAAGGAACTTGGTGACTGA
- the ribD gene encoding bifunctional diaminohydroxyphosphoribosylaminopyrimidine deaminase/5-amino-6-(5-phosphoribosylamino)uracil reductase RibD, protein MTDTTPGASPADDRRWMRVAIAEARRAEGRTAPNPPVGCAIVSADGTLVATGHTASGGRPHAEVRALGMAGTAARGATVYVTLEPCAHHGQTGPCAQALVDAGVARVVIALRDPDDRVNGRGIDLLAEQGISLRIGVEAEAARRVTAGFLSRTTRACPFVTLKTATSLDGMIALADGAKRWITGPHMRRYVHLQRSRVDGLLSAVGTVLADDPEFTCRLPGLAGDSPHRFILDGSLRTPVTARLFNSVGDVGLTFFCHQGADADAVSAIEATGAEVMPVIAGDDGKLSLSAVMNAIAEAGIGSLMIEAGGKLAASLLRDGLVDRILWTSSQHIIGADGIPSISPLAAQNLPSQASFEVVARGGFGADLFLMLERPQEID, encoded by the coding sequence GTGACTGACACGACACCAGGGGCATCGCCGGCTGATGATCGCAGATGGATGCGTGTTGCCATTGCCGAGGCGCGCCGCGCTGAAGGGCGAACGGCACCAAATCCGCCTGTGGGATGTGCCATCGTGTCGGCCGATGGAACGCTTGTCGCCACAGGACACACCGCATCGGGTGGGCGTCCCCATGCCGAAGTCCGTGCCCTTGGCATGGCAGGTACCGCCGCGCGCGGTGCCACCGTTTATGTCACGCTAGAACCCTGCGCGCATCATGGCCAGACCGGTCCTTGTGCGCAGGCTCTTGTCGATGCCGGTGTGGCCCGTGTTGTCATTGCCCTTCGGGACCCTGATGACCGGGTGAATGGCCGCGGCATCGATCTCCTTGCCGAACAGGGAATCAGCCTGCGAATTGGTGTCGAGGCAGAGGCGGCACGCCGTGTTACCGCCGGCTTTCTGTCCCGGACAACACGCGCGTGCCCCTTTGTGACCCTGAAGACCGCGACCTCGCTTGACGGTATGATTGCGCTGGCTGATGGCGCAAAGCGCTGGATTACCGGGCCGCATATGCGCCGATATGTCCATCTGCAACGAAGCCGGGTTGATGGTTTGCTGTCTGCTGTTGGCACGGTGCTGGCTGATGATCCCGAATTCACCTGTAGGCTGCCCGGTCTTGCCGGCGACAGCCCGCATCGGTTTATTCTGGATGGATCGCTGCGAACTCCTGTCACGGCGCGGTTGTTCAACAGCGTTGGCGATGTTGGCCTGACATTTTTCTGTCACCAGGGTGCCGATGCGGATGCTGTCAGCGCGATCGAGGCGACTGGTGCCGAGGTTATGCCCGTGATTGCCGGTGATGATGGCAAATTGTCGCTTTCAGCGGTTATGAACGCCATTGCTGAGGCAGGTATCGGCAGTCTGATGATCGAGGCAGGTGGGAAATTGGCGGCCAGCCTCTTGCGGGATGGTCTGGTCGACCGCATCTTATGGACCAGTAGCCAGCATATCATCGGCGCTGACGGCATTCCGTCAATCTCGCCACTCGCGGCACAAAACCTGCCGTCGCAAGCGTCTTTCGAAGTGGTTGCCAGAGGAGGTTTTGGTGCAGACCTCTTCTTAATGCTGGAACGACCGCAAGAGATTGACTAG